In the Gossypium raimondii isolate GPD5lz chromosome 9, ASM2569854v1, whole genome shotgun sequence genome, one interval contains:
- the LOC105799328 gene encoding uncharacterized protein LOC105799328 isoform X2 yields the protein MAESSSVPAAAAKSDAETEELLDRMLTRLALCDDSKLQALLSKLLPLTISSLSSSSQLVRNKVLEILSHVNKRVKHQPEIGLPLTELWSMYTEADATPMVKNFCIVYIEMAFERAPLKEKENLSPMLVVNISKLPQQHQEILMRIATKVIGECHASRVENEIAAKYKLMNDSHDRDLFLEFCLHTVLYQPPAQGGGSSPGLSIAQANRIAGKVPLKGDMLLTRKLGILNLVEAMELSPELVYPVYLAASADSQEPVVKRGEELIKRKASGANLDDLRLISRLFLLFTGTTGAENTATDSRVNPGNATLKVKLMAVFCRSITAANSFPSTLQCIFDCIYGSTTTSRLKQLGMEFTVWVFKHSKLDQLKLMGPLILNGIVKLLDGYSNSESDSVARSTRTFSFQAIGLLAQRLPQLFRDKIEMATRLFHALKVESQSLRFIIQEATNSLAAAYMGASAAVLTELESLLLNNCQVEESEVRFCALRWATSVFDSQHCPSRFICMLGAADSRLDIREIALEGLFLGKDAGQIISQNLDHRYPKLGEMLDYILKQQTKLLDSYEMREQKLLFPSKMYVAMIKFLLKCFESELVQNSSLGRSSEFLSSVERMCLLLEHAMAFEGSVELHSTTSKALVTIGSYLPEMVSSHFASRISWLKHLLSHVDMDTRESVARLLGIASSSLPVTASSDLIRELVSLFSGTNKRFEVQHGALCATGFVTADCVSRSPSIQEELLQNTLKCLVDVVNSESATLASISMQALGHIGLSGSLPSLVCDSSSVSILELLNEKLSKLLSGDDNKAVQKIVISIGHMCVKETSASDMKIALDLIFSLCRSKVEDILFAAGEALSFIWGGVPVTADVILKTNYTSLSMTSNFLMGDMKLSLSKYSSDEKNVVSEDCHMVVRDTISKKLFDALLYSSRKEERCAGTVWLLSLTMYCGDHPTIQQMLPEIQEAFSFLLGEQNELTQELASQGMSIVYDLGDTSMKKNLVDALVTTLTGSGKRKRAIKLVEDSEVFQEGTIGESLSGGKLSTYKELCNLANEMGQPDLIYKFMDLANYQASLNSKRGAAFGFSKIAKQAGDALQPHLRLLIPRLVRYQYDPDKNVQDAMAHIWKSLVADPKRTIDENLDYIFDDLLVQCGSRLWRSREAACLALADIIQGRKFDQVGKHLKKIWLVAFRAMDDIKETVRTAGDKLCRAITSLTIRLCDVSLTEAPDASQSMDIVLPFLLAEGILSKVDSIRKASIGVVMKLAKGAGIALRPHLSDLVCCMLESLSSLEDQGLNYVELHAANVGIQTEKLENLRLSIAKGSPMWETLDLCINVVDGKSLELLVPRLANLVRSGVGLNTRFEDDKHVSGLFEELWEESTSGDRITLQLYMGEIVSLICDSIASSSWASKRKSAKAICKLSEVLGDSLSSYHVLLTSLMKEIPGRLWEGKETLLDAISALSVSNHKAISMEDPALPGTILSLVSSACTKKVKKYREAAFSCLEQVIKSFGNPEFFCLVFPMLFDMCNLTSPNTTGRAPLASDTTKAESDDAEDVSIPVDKLMNCITSCIRVASVTDLVENKKKLMDVFSISLSPGFQWTVKMSAFSSVKELCSRLQSNLNDFQGTSLHAHTTAFIHELFSSVSPKLVECISTIKISQVHIAASECLLEIAQLGRYISATNWRDIGLEGEVVQLIEKEKNEQARSTLKKCIDNLQNFERANAESN from the exons atggcgGAATCATCATCGGTGCCAGCGGCAGCAGCAAAATCGGATGCGGAGACCGAAGAATTGCTGGATCGAATGTTGACTAGGTTAGCTCTTTGCGATGACTCCAAACTCCAAGCCTTGCTTTCCAAGCTTCTCCCTCTCACCATTTCCTCTCTTTCCTCTTCATCTCAACTTGTCCGCAACAAG GTTCTTGAGATATTGAGTCATGTCAACAAGAGAGTGAAACACCAGCCTGAGATTGGTCTACCATTGACTGAATTATGGTCAATGTATACAGAAGCTGATGCTACTCCAATGGTTAAGAATTTTTGCattgtttatattgaaatggCATTTGAACGTGCTCCTTTGAAG gaaaaagaaaatttgtctCCTATGCTTGTGgtaaatatttctaaacttCCTCAGCAACACCAAGAGATTCTCATGAGAATTGCTACTAAG GTAATTGGTGAATGTCATGCAAGCCGTGTTGAGAATGAGATCGCTGCGAAGTATAAATTAATGAATGATTCTCATGACAGGgatttatttcttgaattttgcCTTCACACAGTTTTGTACCAACCACCAGCTCAAGG AGGAGGGAGCTCACCGGGGCTCTCCATTGCTCAAGCTAACCGTATTGCAGGGAAGGTTCCATTGAAAGGTGATATGCTTTTAACAAGAAAG TTGGGGATCTTGAATCTTGTTGAAGCTATGGAGCTGTCTCCTGAACTTGTTTATCCTGTATATTTGGCTGCTAGTGCAGATAG TCAAGAGCCTGTTGTCAAGAGAGGAGAGGAGCTCATAAAAAGAAAGGCTTCTGGTGCTAATTTAGATGATCTGAGGTTGATTAGCAGATTGTTTCTACTTTTTACTG GCACTACAGGTGCAGAAAATACTGCCACGGATTCAAGAGTCAATCCTGGAAATGCTACCTTGAAAGTGAAACTGATGGCCGTATTTTGTCGGTCCATCACAGCAGCAAATAGTTTCCCATCAACCTTGCAGTGCATTTTTGACTGCATATATG GAAGTACTACTACTTCAAGGCTGAAGCAATTGGGAATGGAATTTACTGTCTGGGTCTTCAAACAT TCAAAACTTGATCAACTGAAACTTATGGGCCCTCTCATTCTGAATGGGATTGTGAAGTTGCTTGATGGTTACTCAAATTCAGAATCAG ATTCAGTTGCAAGAAGCACCAGAACCTTCTCTTTTCAAGCAATAGGCCTGCTTGCTCAGCGTCTGCCACAACTTTTCAG GGACAAAATTGAAATGGCTACTCGTCTATTTCATGCATTGAAAGTAGAGTCCCAATCTCTTCGTTTTATCATCCAAGAAGCAACAAATTCGCTTGCTGCTGCCTACATG GGAGCTTCAGCTGCTGTCCTAACAGAATTGGAGTCACTGTTGCTGAATAATTGTCAAGTG GAAGAAAGTGAAGTCCGATTTTGTGCTTTAAGGTGGGCAACATCTGTGTTTGATTCACAACATTGTCCCAGTCGATTTATCTGTATGCTTGGAGCAGCTGACTCTAGGTTGGATATAAG GGAAATTGCACTTGAAGGGTTATTTCTTGGTAAGGATGCAGGGCAAATAATCAGTCAAAATTTGGATCATAGATATCCCAAGCTTGGAGAGATGCTTGACTATATTCTTAAGCAGCAGACAAAGTTGTTAGATTCATATGAAATGAGGGAACAAAAGCTTCTTTTTCCATCAAAAATGTATGTGGcaatgattaaatttttgttgaagtGCTTTGAGTCTGAGTTGGTGCAAAACAGCTCCTTAGGAAGATCATCTGAATTTCTGTCTTCAGTGGAAAGAATGTGCTTGCTACTAGAGCATGCTATGGCATTTGAAGGCTCTGTCGAGTTACATTCTACTACTTCCAAGGCATTGGTAACAATCGGATCTTATCTTCCAGAG atGGTATCATCACACTTTGCTTCAAGAATATCATGGTTAAAGCACTTATTAAGTCATGTGGACATGGATACCCGTGAATCTGTGGCACGTTTGCTTGGAATTGCTTCCTCTTCTCTTCCGGTTACTGCATCATCTGACCTTATACGTGAACTGGTCTCCTTGTTCAGTGGAACAAACAAAAG GTTTGAAGTGCAACATGGAGCACTATGTGCTACAGGATTTGTCACTGCTGATTGTGTTTCCAGATCACCTTCT ATCCAAGAGGAACTATTGCAAAATACACTTAAATGCCTTGTTGACGTTGTTAATTCTGAGAGTGCAACATTGGCCTCAATTTCTATGCAAGCACTGGGTCACATTGGGCTCTCTGGATCATTACCTTCACTTGTCTGTGATTCTAGTTCAG TTAGCATTCTGGAGCTTTTGAATGAAAAGTTGAGCAAGCTACTCTCTGGGGACGACAATAAGGCGGTGCAGAAAATTGTTATCTCTATCGGGCATATGTGTGTGAAAGAAACTTCTGCTTCTGACATGAAAATTGcgcttgatttgatttttagtcTTTGCCGATCAAAG GTTGAGGATATTTTATTTGCTGCTGGAGAAGCTCTATCATTTATCTGGGGTGGTGTTCCTGTAACTGCTGATGTGATTCTCAAGACCAACTATACTTCACTTTCCATgacttcaaattttcttatggGTGATATGAAGTTATCTTTGTCCAAATATAGTTCTGATGAGAAAAATGTGGTCAGTGAAGATTGCCATATGGTGGTTAGAGATACTAtcagtaaaaaattatttgatgctCTTTTGTATAGTAGTAGAAAAGAAGAGCGTTGTGCTGGAACTGTCTGGCTTCTATCACTGACAATGTATTGTGGTGATCATCCTACCATCCAACAAATGCTTCCAGAAATTCAG GAGGCGTTTTCGTTCCTACTAGGTGAGCAGAATGAGCTTACGCAGGAGCTTGCATCCCAAGGCATGAGCATTGTTTATGACCTTGGTGACACATCAATGAAGAAAAACCTGGTTGACGCACTTGTCACCACTTTGACTGGTTCAGGAAAGAGGAAAAGAGCGATCAAG TTGGTAGAAGACTCGGAAGTATTTCAAGAAGGGACTATTGGTGAAAGTCTTAGTGGGGGGAAACTGAGCACTTACAAGGAGCTCTGCAATCTCGCAAATGAGATGGGACAACcagatttaatttataaatttatggaTTTGGCTAATTATCAAGCCTCACTAAATTCCAAGAGAGGTGCTGCTTTTGGATTTTCTAAGATAGCCAAGCAAGCAGGTGATGCTCTTCAACCACACTTAAGATTATTGATTCCAAGGCTCGTTCGCTACCAATATGATCCTGATAAAAATGTGCAG GATGCTATGGCACATATATGGAAATCACTAGTGGCTGACCCCAAGAGGACCATTGATGAAAACCTGGACTATATCTTCGATGATCTTCTAGTACAATGTGGATCTAGGCTTTGGCGTTCTCGTGAGGCAGCTTGTCTTGCCCTTGCAGATATTATCCAAGGTCGAAAATTTGATCAG GTTGGGAAGCATTTGAAGAAAATCTGGCTTGTTGCGTTTCGTGCCATGGATGACATCAAGGAGACAGTGCGGACTGCTGGTGACAAACTATGTCGTGCTATAACTTCACTAACAATAAGGCTCTGTGATGTATCTCTTACTGAAGCACCAGATGCAAGCCAATCGATGGATATTGTTCTTCCCTTTCTGCTTGCAGAAGGCATATTGAGTAAAGTTGACAGTATACGGAAGGCATCAATTGGAGTTGTTATGAAGCTTGCCAAG GGTGCAGGAATTGCACTTCGCCCACATTTATCTGATTTAGTTTGTTGCATGCTGGAAAGCTTATCAAGCCTAGAAGACCAAGGACTCAATTATGTTGAG TTGCATGCTGCAAATGTTGGAATTCAAACAGAGAAGCTAGAAAATCTGCGACTTTCAATTGCAAAAGGATCTCCAATGTGGGAGACACTTGACTTGTGCATAAATGTTGTAGATGGCAAATCATTGGAGCTGTTGGTTCCACGTCTTGCTAACTTGGTTCGATCTGGAGTTGGCCTGAATACTAG ATTTGAGGATGACAAACATGTTTCTGGCCTTTTTGAGGAGCTCTGGGAAGAAAGCACAAGTGGCGACCGAATAACACTACAGTTGTATATGGGGGAAATCGTCTCCCTTATTTGTGACAGCATTGCATCATCTTCATGGGCAAGTAAACGGAAA TCAGCTAAGGCAATCTGCAAGCTTAGTGAGGTTCTGGGTGATTCCTTGTCCTCTTATCATGTTCTTCTAACATCTCTTATGAAGGAAATTCCTGGTCGTTTATGGGAG GGGAAGGAAACATTATTAGATGCAATCAGTGCTCTTTCTGTGTCCAACCATAAAGCAATTTCCATGGAAGATCCTGCTCTTCCTGGTACCATTTTGAGTCTGGTGTCTTCAGCGTGTACAAAGAAAGTCAAGAAATACCGTGAAGCTGCTTTTTCTTGTCTTGAACAG GTTATAAAATCCTTTGGCAATCCGGAGTTCTTTTGTCTTGTTTTTCCTATGCTATTTGATATGTGTAACTTGACTTCTCCCAATACAACCGGACGAGCTCCTTTGGCAAGTGACACCACTAAAGCAG AATCTGATGATGCTGAAGATGTTTCTATTCCAGTTGACAAACTGATGAACTGCATTACATCTTGCATCCGGGTGGCATCAGTAACTGACCTtgttgaaaacaaaaagaagttgATGGATGTATTCTCTATTTCCCTTTCACCTGGTTTCCAGTGGACCG TCAAAATGTCGGCCTTTTCCTCCGTAAAAGAACTTTGCTCAAGGCTCCAATCCAATTTGAATGACTTTCAAGGCACCTCTTTACATGCTCACACGACTGCTTTTATTCATGAG TTGTTCTCTTCTGTGTCACCTAAACTAGTGGAGTGTATAAGCACAATAAAAATTTCTCAG GTTCACATTGCTGCCTCGGAGTGCCTCCTAGAAATCGCCCAGTTGGGCAGATATATTTCAGCAACAAATTGGAGAGATATTGGACTGGAGGGTGAAGTTGTGCAGCTAATTGAGAAGGAAAAGAACGAGCAGGCAAGATCTACGTTGAAAAAATGCATCGACAACCTCCAAAATTTCGAGCGAGCAAATGCTGAATCAAACTGA
- the LOC105799328 gene encoding uncharacterized protein LOC105799328 isoform X1 translates to MAESSSVPAAAAKSDAETEELLDRMLTRLALCDDSKLQALLSKLLPLTISSLSSSSQLVRNKVLEILSHVNKRVKHQPEIGLPLTELWSMYTEADATPMVKNFCIVYIEMAFERAPLKEKENLSPMLVVNISKLPQQHQEILMRIATKVIGECHASRVENEIAAKYKLMNDSHDRDLFLEFCLHTVLYQPPAQGGGSSPGLSIAQANRIAGKVPLKGDMLLTRKLGILNLVEAMELSPELVYPVYLAASADSQEPVVKRGEELIKRKASGANLDDLRLISRLFLLFTGTTGAENTATDSRVNPGNATLKVKLMAVFCRSITAANSFPSTLQCIFDCIYGSTTTSRLKQLGMEFTVWVFKHSKLDQLKLMGPLILNGIVKLLDGYSNSESDSVARSTRTFSFQAIGLLAQRLPQLFRDKIEMATRLFHALKVESQSLRFIIQEATNSLAAAYMGASAAVLTELESLLLNNCQVEESEVRFCALRWATSVFDSQHCPSRFICMLGAADSRLDIREIALEGLFLGKDAGQIISQNLDHRYPKLGEMLDYILKQQTKLLDSYEMREQKLLFPSKMYVAMIKFLLKCFESELVQNSSLGRSSEFLSSVERMCLLLEHAMAFEGSVELHSTTSKALVTIGSYLPEMVSSHFASRISWLKHLLSHVDMDTRESVARLLGIASSSLPVTASSDLIRELVSLFSGTNKRFEVQHGALCATGFVTADCVSRSPSIQEELLQNTLKCLVDVVNSESATLASISMQALGHIGLSGSLPSLVCDSSSVSILELLNEKLSKLLSGDDNKAVQKIVISIGHMCVKETSASDMKIALDLIFSLCRSKVEDILFAAGEALSFIWGGVPVTADVILKTNYTSLSMTSNFLMGDMKLSLSKYSSDEKNVVSEDCHMVVRDTISKKLFDALLYSSRKEERCAGTVWLLSLTMYCGDHPTIQQMLPEIQEAFSFLLGEQNELTQELASQGMSIVYDLGDTSMKKNLVDALVTTLTGSGKRKRAIKLVEDSEVFQEGTIGESLSGGKLSTYKELCNLANEMGQPDLIYKFMDLANYQASLNSKRGAAFGFSKIAKQAGDALQPHLRLLIPRLVRYQYDPDKNVQDAMAHIWKSLVADPKRTIDENLDYIFDDLLVQCGSRLWRSREAACLALADIIQGRKFDQVGKHLKKIWLVAFRAMDDIKETVRTAGDKLCRAITSLTIRLCDVSLTEAPDASQSMDIVLPFLLAEGILSKVDSIRKASIGVVMKLAKGAGIALRPHLSDLVCCMLESLSSLEDQGLNYVELHAANVGIQTEKLENLRLSIAKGSPMWETLDLCINVVDGKSLELLVPRLANLVRSGVGLNTRVGVATFINLLVQKVVVGIRPYSNMLLRSLFPVVKEEKSTAAKRAFAGALAIVLKHSTPSQAQKLIEDTAALHAGDRNAQISCVYLLKSYSSIASDVLSGYNTVIIPVIFTSRFEDDKHVSGLFEELWEESTSGDRITLQLYMGEIVSLICDSIASSSWASKRKSAKAICKLSEVLGDSLSSYHVLLTSLMKEIPGRLWEGKETLLDAISALSVSNHKAISMEDPALPGTILSLVSSACTKKVKKYREAAFSCLEQVIKSFGNPEFFCLVFPMLFDMCNLTSPNTTGRAPLASDTTKAESDDAEDVSIPVDKLMNCITSCIRVASVTDLVENKKKLMDVFSISLSPGFQWTVKMSAFSSVKELCSRLQSNLNDFQGTSLHAHTTAFIHELFSSVSPKLVECISTIKISQVHIAASECLLEIAQLGRYISATNWRDIGLEGEVVQLIEKEKNEQARSTLKKCIDNLQNFERANAESN, encoded by the exons atggcgGAATCATCATCGGTGCCAGCGGCAGCAGCAAAATCGGATGCGGAGACCGAAGAATTGCTGGATCGAATGTTGACTAGGTTAGCTCTTTGCGATGACTCCAAACTCCAAGCCTTGCTTTCCAAGCTTCTCCCTCTCACCATTTCCTCTCTTTCCTCTTCATCTCAACTTGTCCGCAACAAG GTTCTTGAGATATTGAGTCATGTCAACAAGAGAGTGAAACACCAGCCTGAGATTGGTCTACCATTGACTGAATTATGGTCAATGTATACAGAAGCTGATGCTACTCCAATGGTTAAGAATTTTTGCattgtttatattgaaatggCATTTGAACGTGCTCCTTTGAAG gaaaaagaaaatttgtctCCTATGCTTGTGgtaaatatttctaaacttCCTCAGCAACACCAAGAGATTCTCATGAGAATTGCTACTAAG GTAATTGGTGAATGTCATGCAAGCCGTGTTGAGAATGAGATCGCTGCGAAGTATAAATTAATGAATGATTCTCATGACAGGgatttatttcttgaattttgcCTTCACACAGTTTTGTACCAACCACCAGCTCAAGG AGGAGGGAGCTCACCGGGGCTCTCCATTGCTCAAGCTAACCGTATTGCAGGGAAGGTTCCATTGAAAGGTGATATGCTTTTAACAAGAAAG TTGGGGATCTTGAATCTTGTTGAAGCTATGGAGCTGTCTCCTGAACTTGTTTATCCTGTATATTTGGCTGCTAGTGCAGATAG TCAAGAGCCTGTTGTCAAGAGAGGAGAGGAGCTCATAAAAAGAAAGGCTTCTGGTGCTAATTTAGATGATCTGAGGTTGATTAGCAGATTGTTTCTACTTTTTACTG GCACTACAGGTGCAGAAAATACTGCCACGGATTCAAGAGTCAATCCTGGAAATGCTACCTTGAAAGTGAAACTGATGGCCGTATTTTGTCGGTCCATCACAGCAGCAAATAGTTTCCCATCAACCTTGCAGTGCATTTTTGACTGCATATATG GAAGTACTACTACTTCAAGGCTGAAGCAATTGGGAATGGAATTTACTGTCTGGGTCTTCAAACAT TCAAAACTTGATCAACTGAAACTTATGGGCCCTCTCATTCTGAATGGGATTGTGAAGTTGCTTGATGGTTACTCAAATTCAGAATCAG ATTCAGTTGCAAGAAGCACCAGAACCTTCTCTTTTCAAGCAATAGGCCTGCTTGCTCAGCGTCTGCCACAACTTTTCAG GGACAAAATTGAAATGGCTACTCGTCTATTTCATGCATTGAAAGTAGAGTCCCAATCTCTTCGTTTTATCATCCAAGAAGCAACAAATTCGCTTGCTGCTGCCTACATG GGAGCTTCAGCTGCTGTCCTAACAGAATTGGAGTCACTGTTGCTGAATAATTGTCAAGTG GAAGAAAGTGAAGTCCGATTTTGTGCTTTAAGGTGGGCAACATCTGTGTTTGATTCACAACATTGTCCCAGTCGATTTATCTGTATGCTTGGAGCAGCTGACTCTAGGTTGGATATAAG GGAAATTGCACTTGAAGGGTTATTTCTTGGTAAGGATGCAGGGCAAATAATCAGTCAAAATTTGGATCATAGATATCCCAAGCTTGGAGAGATGCTTGACTATATTCTTAAGCAGCAGACAAAGTTGTTAGATTCATATGAAATGAGGGAACAAAAGCTTCTTTTTCCATCAAAAATGTATGTGGcaatgattaaatttttgttgaagtGCTTTGAGTCTGAGTTGGTGCAAAACAGCTCCTTAGGAAGATCATCTGAATTTCTGTCTTCAGTGGAAAGAATGTGCTTGCTACTAGAGCATGCTATGGCATTTGAAGGCTCTGTCGAGTTACATTCTACTACTTCCAAGGCATTGGTAACAATCGGATCTTATCTTCCAGAG atGGTATCATCACACTTTGCTTCAAGAATATCATGGTTAAAGCACTTATTAAGTCATGTGGACATGGATACCCGTGAATCTGTGGCACGTTTGCTTGGAATTGCTTCCTCTTCTCTTCCGGTTACTGCATCATCTGACCTTATACGTGAACTGGTCTCCTTGTTCAGTGGAACAAACAAAAG GTTTGAAGTGCAACATGGAGCACTATGTGCTACAGGATTTGTCACTGCTGATTGTGTTTCCAGATCACCTTCT ATCCAAGAGGAACTATTGCAAAATACACTTAAATGCCTTGTTGACGTTGTTAATTCTGAGAGTGCAACATTGGCCTCAATTTCTATGCAAGCACTGGGTCACATTGGGCTCTCTGGATCATTACCTTCACTTGTCTGTGATTCTAGTTCAG TTAGCATTCTGGAGCTTTTGAATGAAAAGTTGAGCAAGCTACTCTCTGGGGACGACAATAAGGCGGTGCAGAAAATTGTTATCTCTATCGGGCATATGTGTGTGAAAGAAACTTCTGCTTCTGACATGAAAATTGcgcttgatttgatttttagtcTTTGCCGATCAAAG GTTGAGGATATTTTATTTGCTGCTGGAGAAGCTCTATCATTTATCTGGGGTGGTGTTCCTGTAACTGCTGATGTGATTCTCAAGACCAACTATACTTCACTTTCCATgacttcaaattttcttatggGTGATATGAAGTTATCTTTGTCCAAATATAGTTCTGATGAGAAAAATGTGGTCAGTGAAGATTGCCATATGGTGGTTAGAGATACTAtcagtaaaaaattatttgatgctCTTTTGTATAGTAGTAGAAAAGAAGAGCGTTGTGCTGGAACTGTCTGGCTTCTATCACTGACAATGTATTGTGGTGATCATCCTACCATCCAACAAATGCTTCCAGAAATTCAG GAGGCGTTTTCGTTCCTACTAGGTGAGCAGAATGAGCTTACGCAGGAGCTTGCATCCCAAGGCATGAGCATTGTTTATGACCTTGGTGACACATCAATGAAGAAAAACCTGGTTGACGCACTTGTCACCACTTTGACTGGTTCAGGAAAGAGGAAAAGAGCGATCAAG TTGGTAGAAGACTCGGAAGTATTTCAAGAAGGGACTATTGGTGAAAGTCTTAGTGGGGGGAAACTGAGCACTTACAAGGAGCTCTGCAATCTCGCAAATGAGATGGGACAACcagatttaatttataaatttatggaTTTGGCTAATTATCAAGCCTCACTAAATTCCAAGAGAGGTGCTGCTTTTGGATTTTCTAAGATAGCCAAGCAAGCAGGTGATGCTCTTCAACCACACTTAAGATTATTGATTCCAAGGCTCGTTCGCTACCAATATGATCCTGATAAAAATGTGCAG GATGCTATGGCACATATATGGAAATCACTAGTGGCTGACCCCAAGAGGACCATTGATGAAAACCTGGACTATATCTTCGATGATCTTCTAGTACAATGTGGATCTAGGCTTTGGCGTTCTCGTGAGGCAGCTTGTCTTGCCCTTGCAGATATTATCCAAGGTCGAAAATTTGATCAG GTTGGGAAGCATTTGAAGAAAATCTGGCTTGTTGCGTTTCGTGCCATGGATGACATCAAGGAGACAGTGCGGACTGCTGGTGACAAACTATGTCGTGCTATAACTTCACTAACAATAAGGCTCTGTGATGTATCTCTTACTGAAGCACCAGATGCAAGCCAATCGATGGATATTGTTCTTCCCTTTCTGCTTGCAGAAGGCATATTGAGTAAAGTTGACAGTATACGGAAGGCATCAATTGGAGTTGTTATGAAGCTTGCCAAG GGTGCAGGAATTGCACTTCGCCCACATTTATCTGATTTAGTTTGTTGCATGCTGGAAAGCTTATCAAGCCTAGAAGACCAAGGACTCAATTATGTTGAG TTGCATGCTGCAAATGTTGGAATTCAAACAGAGAAGCTAGAAAATCTGCGACTTTCAATTGCAAAAGGATCTCCAATGTGGGAGACACTTGACTTGTGCATAAATGTTGTAGATGGCAAATCATTGGAGCTGTTGGTTCCACGTCTTGCTAACTTGGTTCGATCTGGAGTTGGCCTGAATACTAG GGTTGGTGTTGCCACCTTTATCAACTTACTAGTTCAGAAAGTTGTTGTGGGTATCAGACCCTATAGCAACATGCTATTGAGGTCATTGTTTCCTGTTGTAAAGGAGGAGAAAAGTACCGCAGCAAAACGTGCATTTGCAGGTGCTTTGGCAATTGTTTTGAAGCATTCAACTCCTTCTCAAGCCCAGAAATTGATAGAAGACACTGCTGCTTTGCACGCTGGTGACAGAAATGCTCAAATATCATGTGTATATTTGTTGAAAAGCTATTCATCCATTGCTTCAGATGTTTTAAGTGGATATAATACAGTGATCATCCCGGTGATTTTTACTTCAAG ATTTGAGGATGACAAACATGTTTCTGGCCTTTTTGAGGAGCTCTGGGAAGAAAGCACAAGTGGCGACCGAATAACACTACAGTTGTATATGGGGGAAATCGTCTCCCTTATTTGTGACAGCATTGCATCATCTTCATGGGCAAGTAAACGGAAA TCAGCTAAGGCAATCTGCAAGCTTAGTGAGGTTCTGGGTGATTCCTTGTCCTCTTATCATGTTCTTCTAACATCTCTTATGAAGGAAATTCCTGGTCGTTTATGGGAG GGGAAGGAAACATTATTAGATGCAATCAGTGCTCTTTCTGTGTCCAACCATAAAGCAATTTCCATGGAAGATCCTGCTCTTCCTGGTACCATTTTGAGTCTGGTGTCTTCAGCGTGTACAAAGAAAGTCAAGAAATACCGTGAAGCTGCTTTTTCTTGTCTTGAACAG GTTATAAAATCCTTTGGCAATCCGGAGTTCTTTTGTCTTGTTTTTCCTATGCTATTTGATATGTGTAACTTGACTTCTCCCAATACAACCGGACGAGCTCCTTTGGCAAGTGACACCACTAAAGCAG AATCTGATGATGCTGAAGATGTTTCTATTCCAGTTGACAAACTGATGAACTGCATTACATCTTGCATCCGGGTGGCATCAGTAACTGACCTtgttgaaaacaaaaagaagttgATGGATGTATTCTCTATTTCCCTTTCACCTGGTTTCCAGTGGACCG TCAAAATGTCGGCCTTTTCCTCCGTAAAAGAACTTTGCTCAAGGCTCCAATCCAATTTGAATGACTTTCAAGGCACCTCTTTACATGCTCACACGACTGCTTTTATTCATGAG TTGTTCTCTTCTGTGTCACCTAAACTAGTGGAGTGTATAAGCACAATAAAAATTTCTCAG GTTCACATTGCTGCCTCGGAGTGCCTCCTAGAAATCGCCCAGTTGGGCAGATATATTTCAGCAACAAATTGGAGAGATATTGGACTGGAGGGTGAAGTTGTGCAGCTAATTGAGAAGGAAAAGAACGAGCAGGCAAGATCTACGTTGAAAAAATGCATCGACAACCTCCAAAATTTCGAGCGAGCAAATGCTGAATCAAACTGA